A stretch of the Mesorhizobium huakuii genome encodes the following:
- a CDS encoding histone deacetylase family protein: MPLQIVHHPDYDAGFATNHRFPMSKYPLLMEALRARGLAGPGALNTAEPAPASWLKLAHAADYVDQVVSCSVPEKIEREIGFPVGPRVSLRAQLATGGTVLAARLALRHGIACNTAGGSHHARRAQGAGFCTFNDVAVASLALLAENAAQNILVVDLDVHQGDGTADILRDEPRVFTFSMHGDRNYPVRKIASDLDIALPDGMGDAAYLERLATILPELSARARWDMVFYNAGVDVHAQDRLGRLALSNNGLRGRDEMVIGHFRPLGIPVCGVIGGGYSTDVPALAARHAILFEVASDYA, from the coding sequence ATGCCTCTGCAGATCGTCCACCACCCCGACTACGATGCCGGCTTCGCCACCAACCACCGCTTCCCGATGAGCAAGTATCCGCTGCTTATGGAGGCCTTGCGGGCACGCGGCCTGGCCGGTCCCGGGGCGCTCAACACCGCGGAACCCGCACCGGCGTCATGGCTGAAGCTTGCCCATGCGGCGGACTATGTCGACCAAGTCGTCAGCTGTTCGGTGCCGGAAAAAATCGAGCGTGAGATCGGCTTTCCGGTCGGCCCCCGCGTTTCGCTGCGCGCGCAGCTTGCCACCGGCGGCACGGTGCTGGCGGCGCGGCTTGCGTTGCGCCACGGCATCGCCTGCAACACCGCCGGCGGCAGCCATCATGCTCGGCGCGCGCAAGGTGCCGGCTTCTGCACCTTCAATGATGTCGCTGTCGCCTCGCTGGCGCTGCTCGCCGAGAATGCCGCACAAAACATCCTGGTCGTCGATCTCGACGTGCATCAGGGCGATGGCACCGCGGATATTCTGCGCGATGAGCCGCGCGTGTTCACCTTCTCGATGCACGGCGATCGCAACTACCCCGTGCGCAAGATCGCCTCCGACCTCGATATCGCGCTGCCCGACGGTATGGGCGATGCCGCCTATCTGGAGAGGCTGGCCACGATCCTGCCGGAGCTGTCGGCGCGGGCGCGTTGGGACATGGTTTTCTACAATGCCGGCGTCGACGTCCATGCGCAGGACCGGCTCGGCAGGCTGGCGCTTTCCAACAACGGCCTGCGCGGCCGCGACGAGATGGTCATCGGCCACTTTCGTCCGCTCGGCATTCCCGTCTGCGGCGTCATCGGCGGCGGCTATTCCACCGATGTGCCTGCCCTTGCCGCGCGGCACGCCATCCTGTTCGAGGTCGCGTCGGACTACGCCTAG
- a CDS encoding MATE family efflux transporter, with amino-acid sequence MDKDATPADVRSFVVTNRSVLAIAVPMTLAYLTTPMLGLVDTAVVGQFGDAALLGGLAAGALVFDVVFTSFNFLRSGTTGLVAQAFGRGDALEEQAVFWRAVLIAVVAGIVLAALSPLIAIGGQWFMGAEPRVSEAMGVYIRIRLLAAPFSLINYAILGYVLGRGEGGLGLVLQLVLNGINIALCFLLGLKLGWGVAGVAWATVTGEFLAMLLGLAIVVRRFRATPPLPRHRLLDMAAFLRMLSLNRDIMIRSFSLLAAFALFTRQGAQFGTVTLAANAVLMNFFLVAGYFLDGFATAAEQLAGRAVGARAEQPFRQAVRLTLFWGFGLAGAATLVLLSAGANLVAIVTTSQEVRSVADIYLPWAAFTALSGVLAFQMDGVFIGATWSRDMRNMMLLSFLVFAVALLTLAPAFGNHGLWAALHVFLLARGFSLLAILQLRVRTAF; translated from the coding sequence TTGGACAAGGATGCAACCCCAGCCGACGTCAGATCTTTTGTCGTCACCAACCGTTCCGTGCTCGCCATAGCGGTGCCGATGACGCTCGCCTATCTGACCACGCCGATGCTCGGCCTGGTCGACACGGCTGTTGTCGGCCAGTTTGGTGACGCGGCCCTACTCGGTGGCCTTGCGGCTGGCGCTCTGGTGTTCGACGTCGTCTTCACCAGCTTCAATTTCCTGCGTTCGGGCACCACCGGCCTCGTCGCCCAGGCTTTCGGGCGTGGCGACGCGCTGGAGGAGCAGGCGGTGTTCTGGCGCGCCGTGCTGATCGCGGTCGTTGCCGGCATTGTCCTGGCGGCGCTTTCGCCGCTGATCGCCATCGGCGGCCAGTGGTTCATGGGCGCCGAACCGCGCGTCAGCGAGGCGATGGGGGTCTACATCAGGATCAGGCTGCTGGCCGCACCCTTCTCGCTGATCAACTATGCCATCCTCGGCTATGTGCTGGGCCGCGGCGAGGGCGGGCTCGGCCTTGTGCTGCAACTGGTGCTCAACGGCATCAACATCGCGCTCTGCTTCCTGCTTGGCCTGAAGCTGGGCTGGGGCGTTGCCGGTGTCGCCTGGGCGACCGTCACGGGTGAGTTCCTGGCCATGCTGCTTGGTCTTGCCATCGTGGTCCGCCGCTTCCGCGCGACCCCGCCCTTGCCGCGCCATCGGCTGCTCGATATGGCCGCCTTCCTGCGCATGCTGTCGCTCAACCGCGATATCATGATCCGCTCGTTCTCGCTGCTTGCCGCCTTCGCGCTGTTCACCCGCCAGGGCGCGCAGTTCGGCACGGTGACGCTGGCCGCCAATGCGGTGTTGATGAACTTCTTCCTCGTCGCCGGCTATTTCCTCGACGGTTTTGCCACCGCCGCCGAACAGCTCGCCGGCCGTGCCGTCGGCGCGCGGGCAGAACAGCCCTTCCGGCAGGCGGTGCGGCTGACCTTGTTCTGGGGCTTTGGGCTGGCCGGTGCCGCGACGCTGGTGCTGCTTTCGGCCGGCGCCAATCTGGTCGCCATCGTCACGACGTCGCAGGAGGTCCGCTCGGTCGCCGACATCTATTTGCCCTGGGCGGCGTTCACCGCGCTGAGCGGCGTGCTGGCGTTCCAGATGGACGGCGTCTTCATCGGCGCCACCTGGTCGCGCGACATGCGCAACATGATGTTGCTGTCCTTCCTCGTCTTTGCCGTTGCGCTACTAACGCTCGCGCCTGCCTTCGGCAATCACGGCCTGTGGGCGGCGCTGCACGTGTTCCTGCTGGCGCGCGGCTTCAGCCTGCTTGCGATCTTGCAGCTAAGGGTGCGGACAGCGTTCTAG